The DNA region cactGGTTGAGCCCCTCagcagcacacggtcgagtgtcttcGGGTGTGATGGTCGAGTGACTTCATTCTTTGGTTTTCTCCTTTTATTCAGCCTCTATCTGCTTCACTAGTTGCACTCTACTCCTCTTAAGTGTCATTTCCATGCTCCTTGAGTCCAAATCACCtgtttaaacaagaaacaatgcagATGCAACGCAAATCCTACTCTAATACACAAACAGACCTTAAACTACATAAAAGTGATAAAACTATCTAGCAAACcatgcaaaagatgtaaatAGACTATGgtgaaacatggtaaaatatatgcatatcaATAGCCCACACCAAAACTTCTAGCTCTGAATGAAGGGGGGAAGGAATCCGTCGAAGACACTTTGCTCCCAAGAATAAGGTCTGATTCTCACTAGTACAACACCACCGTCCCAAACCTGAGTTTACATCTGAAGTTTTCCAAGAACAATCAAACTGGCAGCAAATCGACTGATCGTGGACAaccaaagctgaagaagaaaccGGAAAAGTGTCCGCAAAGGAAAAAGCCTCTTCCCATAATAGCTTGTTATATAGGGCTTGATCAATAATATATGATGGCTCTGCCTCTATTCCttggaaaacatttttttccatGTCTTTCCAGATCGACCATACAATCCATGGTAATTAAAGATGGCTATCCAGATACCCCTGATGAGAGGACTCACATACGAagataaaatccaaattcgagaaAACCGAATCATAGGGAAAATTCCCTTGCGTAGCCCGAATCGGAAATATATCCCAAACAGTCATGGTCAAAAAGCGCATGATTAATATCACatattatcattttaaatattattagaaattgatatatttataagtaACTTGTTGCTGTTAACATGCGACAAATTTTTGGTTGCTTGCTAGTTATTCTTGTCGTTGACATGCAAAGGATTTCAATTGTGTTGGCATTAATTTCCTAACAGTTTAAATCAAGTAGTTGATAGTTTAATATgggaaaatttagaaaaatggtttaggtaaaaaaaaaactgataaaactcatttatttgctaaatcaatattttatgtgtattttgttAAGCAAAAACGTAAGTTTGAGTTTTTacgttttataaaattttaggtAAAAAATCATGAATGATAAAAAAACTTGCATAATCGCATTACAAAACGCCATTAGGCGATTATGCAAGTTACCAATCAAAGTCATAATATTTAAGCATCAGACCACCATGTGAAGatatcaaaacatttttataaactCTAAACCATAAACTCATCCTCATATCAAAAACGTACACGCAAATACATGGCgtcatcaaaaacaacaatcatCATCATTTGTGTTCTCTGTCTCTCATGTTagctttaatatatatatctctgaAATTTTGATTAGTCGAtctataaaaccaaataaaatattaaatatggtATGTGTTTGCAATTAATAGGTACATTGTTGGTGAATATCTCTGGAGTACAATCCAATGATGCATCATGCAAGACAACAGAAGAGTGTGTGCTGCGATGTTCCGATGAAGGTGCAAAATGTATAAGTCATGGGGAGTGCCATTGTGATCCCCTAAAAgtaaatatctttggagtacaCTTCAATGATGCATCATGCCTGACAACAAACGAATGTGTGGTGCGATGTTCCGATGAAAATGCGAAATGTATAATAACTCACGGAGAGTGCCAGTGTCCGCTCTGAAAATTTGAGATTGAGGCGACCAATAAGCTATGCAAGAAGGATAGTGATTGTCCAGCTAAGCATTAATGtcctaaacatttttttttaatttaatgttaaattatatttaaagaaaaaatgttttgttttacaatttgTGCAACATTAGCTGAGAATACCTTTAGCACCAAACCCTTAGCAGCGAATACATTCGATTTAGATAATTATTTAGAGACCATCCTTAGCAGCGAGACTGTAACCAGAGCACCAAACCCTCATCATATCTCCTATCTCCCAACTGTCTGATGGCAAGTAGCTGGTCTCGAACTTGCCGGTCAATCCACTTAATTGTAGTCAAGGCTGGTGTCGATGGAGAACCATGCCGTCGTCCGTTTCTTTCCCTCCAGATTATTATTATGCTTGGGTTACTGGAGAATGTATTTGTATCGTTGCTTGAGAAAACATTACTCAATtatcatttaaatatgaaattctACTAGTCATGCTCAATTATGAATTATCATTTAAAATCCCACTGGAAccgacccaaaaaaaagaagagaattgaACAGAACACAAAGCCAATAAAATACGCATCCAATTACTACTTTACTAGACTCGAAAACCAAAACAGATCTTGAACCAGAACTCGGAACTGAATAGGTACCTGAAATacccaaaatataataatatatccaatatatataattttttttacgataaaatataagattatctcTAAAGAGCCAATTGGAGGGTGGGGGAATCAAGACGTAAATCTAACTTCTAAAAGTTCCTCTTTATATCATAAACTGAATTGAAATCTAACCCAATTATTCCTCTTTTATTCAATTCAGTTCATTTACTGTTTAATTTCGCTTACCAACGGATTcgagtttttttaatttctttagaACACGCACGATGTCATGTCTTCCACATTTAGACACTAAAGTCTAACCAGCggagagaaaaatataattagtttacCCATTTAGCagttttaaatatgtttgtaGATGGTAAAAACAAGAggtatttgtgtttttaatacgttttcaaaaagaaattgatttttttagtatGTTTACTATTCACAATTAAAGAATAAGTACATTTAACTTTCTTTCTACTTGATACATTGAGAGAAAAGATGGTGCGAGTGAGAGAGAAAAGTAGGTGacgtgagtgagagagagaggtagaaggaaaaaggaaaggaaaagtGGGGTCAACagtaatttgcttttttttttctcttttttctttttccatcgATGtagctttactttttttttctattacacTTACTAATCTAAACTTGAAATACACTAgagtataaattagtttttctttgaaaatttcagatacataaaaaaatatatttattctttacaatttgacatgcattttgttttagtaatttcatatatattttcatatcaaaaataatatatttattgatgGATGGTTTTAGTCCGtccattggattgttatatatatcaaTTCCAGCAAAAAACATCCAGCCATAAACGTTTACAGatcaattccaacaaaaaacatatataataaccaTCCAACCATTAACGTGTATGGATAAAAACCATCCAGCCATAAACTTTTACTGATTAAAACACTTTTACTAAGTGTAGGGATGTAATTTgtcatatacaaaaaaatctatgttttttctttataatttgagatttttgttttattattttaaatatattttatataacaattGATGTATATGATTGTTTTGTACACTGGATGGGTTTTAATCCTTATACGTTTATTGTTAGATGATTTTAATCCCCACACGTTTGTTGCTGGATTATTTTTATCCGTATATATTTATGGCTGgatgattttaattatataggTGTCTTTACACTTAATAAAGTATAAGAATACAaagtttgtaaaaaatatttaacattatcatataaaatcatcaaacaaaatgcatatcaaattataaaaaacctGTATAATTCAAACCATCCAGTTATAAAAGTGTACAGATCAAAGCCAtccaaacataaacatatacatatcaAAACAATCCAGCAAATGTGTACAgattaaaaatcatatgtaCAGAACAATTATATACATCAAttgtatacaaaatatatttaaaataataaaacaaaattcatatcaaattgtaaataaaaaaactatggttttttgtatatgaaaagattttttttttgttaattaaattaacaGTTATTTGAATAGttatgataaaaagaaaaagagaaagaaaaaaaaataataaaaatgatttttttttcttgcactCACACCCTCTGTGTCTGTCTCTCACGGTCCCACCAACTAACATACTCACACacgctcttctctctctctctctcactctctctttctcaccacccatttttctaattttaaatagtaaacgTACTTATTTCTTAATAACTTCCCAAAAACTTACTAAAAATGCAACATCCCctaaaaacaaatgtaaatgGTTCTCCGTCTATGAATTTCAAAGTCAAAACTCGGACGAAAGGCatttacttatataaaaaaattattagcgaagaagacaaagaaagataTAATTAAAGTTACATGAAAAATGATTTGCTTCTTTCCAGAATATATTCTTTGGTTTATACATTGAAATAATTGCACACAGACTCGCATATCTTTCTTTACCCCTCCCTAAACGACTCAACATTTTCAACAGAAGTAATAAAGCTACCGTCTCTCGTAGTTAGTTCTACTCATTTTGAAAGACAAAAAGCACAGAGTGATcacaaatgaagaaagaaagaaaaaatggaaagaacTTATGAATTACCTCTACTTTGAAACAAGTTTGATGTCTGGATTACATTGAACCCAAGTTGTCGTGAAGTGGGAGCCATatcaaagaataaaaataaacagcTTTTGGAGTCTGCTGGAGAATGGTAAGAATGGTGGTGGTTGATCAAGGAACTTATATCTCTGGGTGACAAATTACGACCAGATGATTCCTCGAACCGCTCCAATATACTCACAATACTGTTTTGTTAGTTGCTTTGCCAATAAATTGTAGATTGCTGGCTAGTCGCTCTCACTACTATGTCTATCTGCATATATCCCAGAAAGGTTACAATTAGCTTTCGAAAAAACATCCACAGTCAGATTCTTAGTCGATTGCAATATATTGGGAGGGAAATAAATCTAAGTGGTAGGTACCTCCCGATGATCTTTTTCCTTCCATTGCGTCTTTCTTATCTTGGCAACTAGCGCATAGGAATGGACCATCCCACGGACGAAGCTTACGGCAATTATCCGATCCTGCATGGATTGAGACACCTTCTCCAGGTTTCACTTCTACTTGACACACAGCACACATGAACAACTTAAACATATTGCAAAGCGGGTACTTTGTATCTAATCTgcaataaacagaaaaaaaaaaagaagagttaaagAAGATTGGTCTATGGAAATGAAGTTatcaaatatgaaaattttctatttcatACTATATGCGCAAATACATTCAGAGAATCACACCTTTCTGAAAGCATGGCAGAGCCCTCTTCAAACAGTTCTTCAACTACATCAGGTTCTGCATACTCTTTCTCAATATTAGAAGAGGAGTcagatgtttttcttttgaacatGGACTTTAGCATTCCTTTCCCTTGCTTTTTCGGAGGTGGCACCGAAGCAGCCGGTTTTTCTAGTGGCAATATATCAACAACAATACAGGTTGTATCATCGCGAAGACCTTTTTTCCCCACAGCTTCCTGTGTGAAATAACGAAACATCAAGGTACTATAAAGGAAAGTAcagaataatataaaaaataaagcaacGCCGATACTATACTTTAACAATATGCTCTGCGGAAGATTCAGGTGGCAAACCCCGGCAACAATCAAGAGCCTCTTCTGCAGATATTGCATCCCACACACCATCACTTGAGATTATAAGTCGACCACCAGCTGAAGACAACtacataaccaaaataaaatagatatatatgtcaGGACTCAGGAAAAACTAAATACTTAATGTCAGCTAGTGCTATAACTGCACAAAGATAAAAGTTAGATTAGATTTAGTAATGAGTTTTGAACCTTGACTTGCTTGACATAAGGAACTGGAACAATGTATTCGCCAACATCCAGATCTCCAATGGATCTTGAGAGACACAGACCACCAGGCCAACATCTAAGAGGACCAATCTAAAACAATAagatttaattattagaatTCTTCAATTTGACAGCACAAAGATATTTCCTGTGTGTTGCATTCTACAAAGCTACTATAATTTGACAGCCTAGATGCTCACGGTTCATTAGCtacgtatattacagttttcATGTTACAGTCTGGCAAAAAGATAAGATCCAATCCTGAAACCTCATCCTAGAAGTTTGCACTCAGTTACCTTTTAGTTATACGTTACTAGAATCAGGAGTACACGATAACAAAAGACTTAATCCACACAGAAGAAAGAGTCAAGTATTATCTAGAAAACTACCTCAGTACCACCACCAGTATTTAACCGACCAACTTCACCACCACTTGCAGTGACTCGATCTCGcctgataagaaaaaaaaccaacatgTTGTGATGTCATTACTGTAACTAAAAATCAAGATTTATCAATAGTTGGGTGAATAGCAAGAACAAAGCTGACTTACTCTTCTTCGTTTATTTCAAGACGATGATCAGCAGACAAATGATATACACCGCCCTCAGCAGGCTCAAGTATGCAACGAGAGTCACCAACAGATGCAACACTCACCACCCATCCTTCTACTATGACAAAAGTTACTGTCGTTCCAGACGTCCTTGCTAAAATGCATGAAAACAACAAGACCTCAAACACAGCCTTTACCAGGATGATATAAGACTATAAAGACACCGACAAGTTCACATTTTGAGACTTCAATCACATCACAGGGGCTTTCATTGATAACCAAAATAATCTAGTTACACAATAATACAGAGTTCATACCTCTTTCCTGGAAATCTTTATCAGTTTTCACAAATCCTGCAACCAAAGCCCTAGGAAGTGCCGCAACCCACTCATCTCTGTTAAGATCAGAGGGTATTGCAGCTAAAACATTGTTCAGAAGGTTCTCCTTAGTGTAGATAGCTGCTGCAGAACCATTGTGTCCATCAAAAAGCTGCAATAATACGATTTAATGTATCAACTACAAATATCCATACCaaagaattaaataatttaCGATGGCATGTCAATCACATTATTACACACAATGTGCaatcaatcaaaacataatAAGGTCCAAAGAGTAcccaagaaaagaagataaagtaAATATACCCCATAAACTGAGAAGGTAGTAACGCCATCTCCCATGACCCGTTGGCACTCTGTCTTAACAAGAGTAAAATCCTCTCCTTTCTTGCTTTGGTTAGCCTGGCCGTGTATAAGTTCAGGATTATCTATCTTTTCATTTGCTGATTCACGCTTTAGCAATACAGAAAGCGGAACTGTATGATGTTCTCCCTTTGTTGACATTGTCTTCCCCCTCTAAGCTTacgaaaacaaaatcagaaactcAGACTAAAACACTTCCTCTAGTTCTTCACCATCATACAAAAACCtgatacacacaaaaaaataaaaataaaaacaattcaatAATCACAGTTTCTTGAATTCAGTATAACTCTGATAAACAATTCCTGAAACGATCTTAAAACTTGGTTTCCAAGTTATTCCATACGAAAACCTACAGATTCAACAGATGCTTCTACAAAACTGCGATCCACATTACTGGATCAAAAACTCGAAAACGCTAAAATTATCGAAAACATCAAATTAGATCTTCAAacgaaattacaaaaaaaaaattataataaatgaaTAAACACAGAATCAGAATGCGTCTTCGAAATGTTCCTTCGCGGATGGATccagtaaaaacaaaaaatcatgacaacaaaaaaaaaatcaaacgcaAACGAATGATCTGAAAATGAGAAATGCAGATTGTTTCAACGAAAGAAGCgataaaactcaaaagaatcTAAGAATCTCGATAACGATCACATCGTGCGAAGGAAACAACAATGGGGGGGGGAGATTAAAGAGAAGCGTTTACGATTTGGATTTTGTTGCAATCAGGCGGCGATTTGGAGAATGGAGAATGAAGATTACGCGAAGAGagacgaagatgatgacgaTTCATCCTCCGATCGAGAATCACGGATCCCGGCGATGGTGAGAAATGCCATGGTTTCAACAGccgtaagagagagagagaagggagagattAGAGAAAACGCGCAAAGAGAGGAAGGGGTGAggtctctttcttctctgtttcttttttttatttgtttttatgattttttataatctaagaaataaaaaagaaaaaaaaaatcttccgcCGTTCTCGCAGCAATAAGCACTGTATGTGTTTTTATTCGGCGCTAATTGAAACGCTGTCGTTTTCAGTTCTTCACGTGGTCGACCTGTCTTAACCCCCTAAATCTCGGATTTATGAACACACAAAATTCAACCCATATACGTGTACACATTTAGATTTGGTACTAATAATAAAGTCCTGGATCTTGAAATGTTACTCTATTTTGTGttatggtttattattattatataggtCATATATTAAACGTAGACTAACTTCACTTGTTATGTGtaaattcttttataaaatatttataagtactGGTCAAGTATGTTACTACACGTTACATGTGAAATTAACCTTTAAAATTTTCGGATTCTGATTTATGAACACAAAAATTTCAACCCGTATACGTAGACAATTTCTACACTTTAGATTTAGTATTAAAATGTAGGCTTTCCATGCTTCAAATTCGATCCGTTTAAGTAAAATTTCTTCCAATAAATTACTTTGAACCCTTCGCTTTGTAATGTATtctgttgtttgtttattagtttcttttaaatttcttatttaaGTAGATAAATTTGATTAAACCTCAAAGAACATATATGTATGGCCCTACATGTgtcttttaaatttgtttgtgttgttgaaTTAGTGACTTCAAAAAATACTTTCAAATTCTAGTATTCTACTGTTACTGAAACATTTTCAGAAATCGGCATAAAGTGgcaaaaaaattcaacaacTGAAAAATACCAATGTTAAGCACTCAATACGGGGGAAAAATAGAAGATTCATTCATAATGTCATTTATACTTACTTACTTGATTTAAGAGAGAATAGAGtacttattaaaaaagaaacaaaataatgtcatttagtttttttttttttttttttgggcaagtAAGTTAGTTCAAAttgtgattttatttatttcaaaatttggaaaatagaaagagttaagaaaaagaaaaaaaaaaaaaacctaagtgTGAATGTCGTCTAACAATTTTGAAAGATCTCAAATCTTTGGTTTTTAACCCTAACCGTTGACAAATCAGCCTGCTTTGATCCACGgtcataaaaaatcaaaattctaatttaactttcttaatatttgcGGATATGCAGTAGAACCCGCTAATTTCTATACCGGATTGGGCCCTAGCACGCAGTCCTTATCCCTAATTGACAGCTGCTGTACATGATGGTTTAACCCTAGCTAAGTCCCTAACTAGGAAAAAAATTTACGTACAAAAGAGCCGATCGTGAATTaacaaatcaaagaagagataATGGATGAGGAGAAGCTTCCCTGTGAGTTGATTGAAGAGACGCTCTTTCGTGTCCCTCCTAAATCTCTTGTTCGCTTCAGAACCGTTTCTAAGCAATGGAACTCCCTTTTCGACGATAAGACGTTCATCAACAACCACAAGATGACATATCGATTCATCCTAGCAACCAAATCCAAGTTCTACTCGGTAAGCATCACTCCAAAGATACAAGTGCGTGAGCTAACTTTAGATATTCCCTATTTAGAATCACATACACCTAAGAAATTGGTAGATTGCAATGGGTTCTTGCTGTGTGGCATGGATAAAGGAGCcgtggtttggaacccgtgGTTAGGACAGACTAGATGGATCGAGCTTAACCAACCTAGTTTGTATTTCAATGGAGTAGGTTATGAGTATGGTAACAGGAGACTTTTGGAGAGTGGTTACAAGACCCTTGTGTCTTATCAGAAGGAATCAGACCCTACCAAAACAATTTGGCAAATCCATGACATTTCCTCCAATGAGTTGAAAGACATAGTGTTGGAATCTGGTggtggtagtagtagtagtagtactactaAGGAAGAAAATAATGCTAATATACACGGCGAAAGTGTATCACTGAATGGAATGTTGTATTGGGTTGCTTCTTATCAAAAGAATAATTCCACGTTATTCCTAATTTCCTTCAATTTTTCCAAGGAACGTTTTTACAAGTTCTCTGATCTATCATGCGGGGAGAACCATCATTGCGATGTTCTTGTTCTTAAGGTTTTTAAGGGAGATCGGTTTTCGTTGTTAAAGCAATACCATCTAACAAAAAAGATTGAGATTTGGGTGACCAAGAACAAGATTATTGAAAACCGTTGCTGTGGAGATGTGGAATGGATGAATTTCATGGAAGTGTCAACTCCTAACTTGCCGGATTTAGTACGGCCAAGTTACTATATCGAGAATAAAAGGCTCGTCGTGTGTTCTTGCGATAAAACTGGTCAAGCTTGGATCTATGTTATGGGGGACAAGAAGTTGATCACTAAAGTTCAAATAGATTCTATGGTTGATCCCTCGCCTTTGCATTGTACCTATTTCCCCAGTTTGGTCTCAGTTCCTCGAGGTCAAAAAGAGGCAGCATTACAAGTTTGATTTCCTTAGTTAGTCTTCCTTCTTTTATGCTTCTTGAAGAAGcttaaattatttgatttggatttggtgttttatttacaactatCTTCTCTGTTCTCTAGTTTTGCTTCTTTGGacgtaataatttattttcaattttttaagcAAACTAAATTAAATGTTTAATGAACGGACTCAGTTTACCTCTAGCGGTCCTGACCTTATCCCAAATAATATTCTTTGGAAGAATTTGTTAGCTTATGCgatagtattaattaaattggttttgtttagaTCTTGCAACAAAAGTATCTTTTATGTGTTCTGTTCCACATGTTAGCATGTGTTCCAAATTTGAGAAACTGTATGGTTCAAtatgaattatgaaaaaaaaaaaaagatatatcaaAGAAACATGCACCATGTTCTTgggtgttttaattttttacaaaagcTTTTGTTCAGAAACGAGTTAACTTTGTAGTATTAAGGGAAAAATCCATGCTATTGATACTCATGCATGTATCGTTGAATGGAACTTT from Camelina sativa cultivar DH55 chromosome 3, Cs, whole genome shotgun sequence includes:
- the LOC104777670 gene encoding putative F-box protein At1g47390; protein product: MDEEKLPCELIEETLFRVPPKSLVRFRTVSKQWNSLFDDKTFINNHKMTYRFILATKSKFYSVSITPKIQVRELTLDIPYLESHTPKKLVDCNGFLLCGMDKGAVVWNPWLGQTRWIELNQPSLYFNGVGYEYGNRRLLESGYKTLVSYQKESDPTKTIWQIHDISSNELKDIVLESGGGSSSSSTTKEENNANIHGESVSLNGMLYWVASYQKNNSTLFLISFNFSKERFYKFSDLSCGENHHCDVLVLKVFKGDRFSLLKQYHLTKKIEIWVTKNKIIENRCCGDVEWMNFMEVSTPNLPDLVRPSYYIENKRLVVCSCDKTGQAWIYVMGDKKLITKVQIDSMVDPSPLHCTYFPSLVSVPRGQKEAALQV
- the LOC104777669 gene encoding probable protein phosphatase 2C 12, with the translated sequence MSTKGEHHTVPLSVLLKRESANEKIDNPELIHGQANQSKKGEDFTLVKTECQRVMGDGVTTFSVYGLFDGHNGSAAAIYTKENLLNNVLAAIPSDLNRDEWVAALPRALVAGFVKTDKDFQERARTSGTTVTFVIVEGWVVSVASVGDSRCILEPAEGGVYHLSADHRLEINEEERDRVTASGGEVGRLNTGGGTEIGPLRCWPGGLCLSRSIGDLDVGEYIVPVPYVKQVKLSSAGGRLIISSDGVWDAISAEEALDCCRGLPPESSAEHIVKEAVGKKGLRDDTTCIVVDILPLEKPAASVPPPKKQGKGMLKSMFKRKTSDSSSNIEKEYAEPDVVEELFEEGSAMLSERLDTKYPLCNMFKLFMCAVCQVEVKPGEGVSIHAGSDNCRKLRPWDGPFLCASCQDKKDAMEGKRSSGDRHSSESD